A section of the Oncorhynchus nerka isolate Pitt River linkage group LG3, Oner_Uvic_2.0, whole genome shotgun sequence genome encodes:
- the LOC115105083 gene encoding lipolysis-stimulated lipoprotein receptor-like isoform X2 translates to MFLIFVVTVFMATGSTMAISVQCPVKRYVVILFQPVTLTCNFQTSSTQPPVITWRYKSYCRDPIQAALNPSSADNILSQNNPNYNANIECADNMRTVRIVASKQGSAVTLGEQYQGRKVSILNNADLNLAQTAWGDSGVYVCSVVSSQDLTGNSEDYTELIVLDWLLVVLVVFGFLLLLLLIAICWCQCCPHTCCCYIRCPCCPEKCCCPRALYEAGKAVKSGIPSNYAPTLYAPSMYAQPPYGGGMQQPGIPMLPLPQGMGGPPLHPNGYGRDYDGASSVGHGSQVPLLHDQDSGAGDQTRSGYRIQVDPDGNATRAIYYMERQLANLDPTRPGDAAGNYNRLDGGMSEVSSLHDDPRGRGGGRSQAPPLATVYDQDEAMSTISSVSTHGQRGRDDYPRRGGGPSPHMGAQGRARSMDNLDDIARRDRYPRDPRDPRDDYPPHRRDGGGARERRGSDDDFSSRGGYDRGRDFDDRRRREPSPDDRRRGGSPVSGLQGRRSRSRDDLMDIERDRERGGGRGGGRDAYDDSFLREAMEKKRLGEQQRARSRERLDSDSERSDRGRAPRGPPPLPMSPPSNYPDRRYDDNYPAPHPPPYISDDESLTSSKKSNLRKNGAVSRESLVV, encoded by the exons ATGTTCCTGATTTTCGTCGTGACCGTCTTTATGGCAACAG GCTCCACCATGGCCATCTCTGTCCAGTGTCCTGTCAAGAGGTACGTGGTCATCCTGTTCCAGCCGGTCACGCTCACCTGCAACTTCCAGACGTCTTCCACGCAGCCGCCCGTCATCACTTGGAGGTACAAGTCCTACTGCAGGGACCCCATCCAGGCAGCCCTGAACCCCAGCAGCGCTGACAACATCCTGTCCCAGAACAACCCTAACTACAACGCCAACATTGAGTGTGCCGACAACATGCGGACAGTGCGCATCGTGGCCTCCAAGCAGGGCAGTGCTGTCACTCTGGGCGAGCAGTACCAGGGGCGAAAAGTCAGCATCTTGAACA ACGCAGACCTGAACCTTGCCCAGACGGCGTGGGGAGACAGCGGCGTGTACGTGTGCTCTGTGGTGTCTTCTCAGGACCTGACAGGGAACAGCGAGGACTACACAGAGCTCATAGTGCTGG ACTGGTTGTTGgtggtactggtagtgtttggcttcctgctgctgttgctcctcaTAGCGATCTGCTGGTGCCAGTGCTGCCCCCACACCTGCTGCTGCTACATCCGCTGCCCCTGCTGCCCAGAGAAATGCTGCTGCCCTCGGGCAC TGTACGAAGCAGGCAAGGCGGTGAAGTCAGGCATCCCCAGCAACTACGCCCCCACGCTCTACGCTCCCAGCATGTACGCCCAGCCACCCTACGGAGGGGGCATGCAACAGCCCGGCATACCCATGCTGCCCTTACCCCAGGGAATGGGCGGCCCCCCACTACACCCCAACGGCTACGGACGGGACTACGACGGAGCCAGCTCGG TTGGACATGGCTCCCAGGTGCCTTTGCTACATGACCAGGACAGTGGCGCAGGAGACCAAA CTCGGAGTGGCTACCGTATCCAGGTGGACCCAGATGGGAATGCAACGCGGGCCATCTACTACATGGAGAGACAGCTAGCCAACCTGGACCCCACCCGGCCTGGTGACGCCGCTGGGAATTACAACCGCT tggatGGGGGGATGAGCGAGGTGAGCTCCTTACACGATGACCCACGGGGCCGTGGCGGTGGACGCTCCCAGGCCCCGCCCCTCGCCACCGTGTACGACCAGGACGAGGCCATGAGCACCATCAGCAGCGTGTCCACGCATGGCCAGCGGGGGCGTGACGACTACCCGCGGCGAGGAGGTGGGCCCTCCCCCCACATGGGGGCCCAGGGGCGTGCACGCTCCATGGACAACCTTGATGACATCGCCCGCCGAGACCGCTACCCCAGAGACCCCCGGGATCCCCGCGACGACTACCCTCCCCACCGCCGCGACGGAGGAGGAGCCAGAGAAAGGAGAGG CTCGGATGATGACTTTAGCAGCCGCGGTGGCTACGACCGCGGCCGTGACTTTGACGACCGCAGACGGCGCGAGCCCTCCCCTGACGACCGTCGCCGCGGAGGCAGCCCGGTCAGTGGTCTCCAGGGGAGACGCAGCCGTAGCCGTGACGACCTGATGGACATCGAACGTGATCGGGAGCGCGGTGGCGGCCGTGGTGGTGGGCGGGACGCCTACGATGATAGCTTTCTGCGGGAAGCCATGGAGAAGAAGCGTCTAGGCGAGCAGCAGAGGGCGAGGAGCCGCGAGCGCCTGGACAGCGACAGCGAACGCTCAGACCGAGGCAGGGCCCCCCGCGGACCCCCTCCACTTCCCATGTCCCCGCCTTCCAACTACCCCGACCGTCGCTACGACGACAACTACCCAGCCCCTCACCCGCCTCCCTACATTAGCGATGACGAGAGCTTGACGTCCTCCAAGAAGAGCAACCTACGCAAG AATGGAGCCGTGAGTCGGGAGAGCCTGGTGGTGTGA
- the LOC115105067 gene encoding myelin-associated glycoprotein-like isoform X3, with product MWCLEMLLPLLLIIKDVSGQWNVWIPRDISAMTNSCVVIPCTFMYPSGIRLHYGIHGIWYFGQPYPQLFPPVVFKTRTEIVHESYQGRTKLIGDLHQRNCTLLISNIGTEHSGRYYFRADLGGANIYTYPDFSELKVLDQPNIDIPEEIVADENLELTCYAPDNCPENSPEIQWMYTDYLPEPEYTSDYVAESNTAVLSSTLTFTPRPMHNGQLLGCRVSYPNTTLVYERLISLDVKYAPRSVWVNVSAEVMEGSSVTLHCEVDSNPPPRISWLFGDQELLWDTASNASFSLEDLTPSQEGIYTCVGDNGYGVMNTSMYLAVLYPPSEPVVNGSLTILEGSSISLQCSTQGNPTPTLTWLKDGELVGSITAAEVSVLELLKLNPQGDGQYRCLAENEHGRASSSLNITVEYAPVLLDESKCTVVREGVQCVCMATGNPEPIIEFYLPDKNITVNDTDGRYNYYTHTDGHTSTGMIKLREKGERLGNGAVNVHCSISNMYGSESFHLELQQEKKYMMAVIVGTIGGVAVIAFIIAAVRYVGHNNKKEKTGIINLWALWQTWRGKS from the exons ATGTGGTGTTTGGAGATGCTTCTGCCGCTGTTGCTAATCATCAAAG aTGTCAGTGGCCAGTGGAACGTATGGATACCCAGGGACATCTCGGCCATGACCAACTCCTGCGTGGTCATCCCCTGCACATTCATGTACCCGTCCGGTATCCGTCTGCACTACGGCATCCACGGAATCTGGTACTTTGGCCAGCCCTACCCCCAGCTCTTCCCACCTGTGGTGTTCAAGACGCGCACAGAAATCGTACATGAAAGTTACCAAGGGCGTACCAAGCTCATCGGAGACCTGCACCAGAGGAACTGCACTCTGCTCATCAGTAATATTGGTACAGAGCACTCAGGGAGGTACTACTTCCGTGCCGACCTGGGCGGTGCCAACATCTACACCTACCCAGACTTCTCTGAGCTCAAGGTGCTGG ACCAGCCGAACATTGACATCCCTGAGGAGATAGTCGCAGACGAGAATCTGGAGTTGACCTGCTATGCTCCAGACAACTGTCCAGAGAATAGCCCAGAGATCCAATGGATGTACACAGACTACCTGCCTGAACCTGAGTATACCTCAGACTACGTGGCAGAGAGCAACACAGCCGTGCTGTCCAGCACGCTCACCTTCACCCCCAGGCCCATGCACAACGGTCAGCTGCTGGGCTGCAGGGTCTCCTACCCCAACACCACCCTGGTCTACGAGAGACTCATCTCTCTGGACGTCAAGT ATGCCCCTCGCTCGGTGTGGGTGAACGTGTCCGCGGAGGTGATGGAGGGCAGCTCGGTAACGCTGCACTGCGAGGTGGACAGTAACCCTCCTCCCAGGATCTCCTGGCTATTTGGGGACCAGGAGCTGCTGTGGGACACAGCCTCCAATGCCTCGTTCTCCCTGGaggacttaaccccctctcaggAGGGTATCTACACCTGTGTGGGGGATAACGGCTACGGCGTCATGAACACGTCCATGTATCTGGCCGTCTTGT ACCCTCCCAGTGAGCCAGTGGTAAATGGCTCCCTGACCATTTTGGAAGGTTCCTCCATCTCCCTGCAATGTAGCACACAAGGCAATCCCACACCCACCCTCACCTGGCTGAAGGACGGGGAGCTGGTGGGCAGCATCACGGCCGCGGAGGTGTCTGTGCTGGAGCTTCTGAAGCTCAACCCTCAGGGAGACGGACAGTACCGCTGCCTGGCAGAGAACGAACACGGACGAGCCAGCAGCTCCCTCAACATCACTGTGGAAT ACGCCCCAGTCCTTCTGGACGAGTCCAAGTGCACAGTGGTGAGGGAGGGAGTCCAGTGTGTTTGCATGGCTACGGGTAATCCTGAGCCCATCATCGAGTTCTACCTCCCCGACAAGAACATCACCGTCAACGACACGGACGGCCGCTACAACTACTACACGCACACGGACGGCCACACGTCCACGGGCATGATCAAACTACGGGAGAAGGGCGAGCGCCTGGGCAACGGTGCTGTCAATGTGCACTGCAGCATTAGCAACATGTACGGGTCGGAGAGCTTTCATCTGGAGCTACAGCAGGAGA AGAAGTACATGATGGCAGTGATCGTTGGCACCATCGGTGGAGTGGCTGTCATCGCCTTCATCATCGCAGCAGTGAGATATGTGGGCCATAACAACAAGAA GGAGAAGACGGGGATTATCAATCTGTGGGCTCTATGGCAGACCTGGAGAGGCAAGAGCTGA
- the LOC115105083 gene encoding lipolysis-stimulated lipoprotein receptor-like isoform X1: protein MFLIFVVTVFMATGSTMAISVQCPVKRYVVILFQPVTLTCNFQTSSTQPPVITWRYKSYCRDPIQAALNPSSADNILSQNNPNYNANIECADNMRTVRIVASKQGSAVTLGEQYQGRKVSILNNADLNLAQTAWGDSGVYVCSVVSSQDLTGNSEDYTELIVLERKSNTTDLLPEIDLLVMEDWLLVVLVVFGFLLLLLLIAICWCQCCPHTCCCYIRCPCCPEKCCCPRALYEAGKAVKSGIPSNYAPTLYAPSMYAQPPYGGGMQQPGIPMLPLPQGMGGPPLHPNGYGRDYDGASSVGHGSQVPLLHDQDSGAGDQTRSGYRIQVDPDGNATRAIYYMERQLANLDPTRPGDAAGNYNRLDGGMSEVSSLHDDPRGRGGGRSQAPPLATVYDQDEAMSTISSVSTHGQRGRDDYPRRGGGPSPHMGAQGRARSMDNLDDIARRDRYPRDPRDPRDDYPPHRRDGGGARERRGSDDDFSSRGGYDRGRDFDDRRRREPSPDDRRRGGSPVSGLQGRRSRSRDDLMDIERDRERGGGRGGGRDAYDDSFLREAMEKKRLGEQQRARSRERLDSDSERSDRGRAPRGPPPLPMSPPSNYPDRRYDDNYPAPHPPPYISDDESLTSSKKSNLRKNGAVSRESLVV from the exons ATGTTCCTGATTTTCGTCGTGACCGTCTTTATGGCAACAG GCTCCACCATGGCCATCTCTGTCCAGTGTCCTGTCAAGAGGTACGTGGTCATCCTGTTCCAGCCGGTCACGCTCACCTGCAACTTCCAGACGTCTTCCACGCAGCCGCCCGTCATCACTTGGAGGTACAAGTCCTACTGCAGGGACCCCATCCAGGCAGCCCTGAACCCCAGCAGCGCTGACAACATCCTGTCCCAGAACAACCCTAACTACAACGCCAACATTGAGTGTGCCGACAACATGCGGACAGTGCGCATCGTGGCCTCCAAGCAGGGCAGTGCTGTCACTCTGGGCGAGCAGTACCAGGGGCGAAAAGTCAGCATCTTGAACA ACGCAGACCTGAACCTTGCCCAGACGGCGTGGGGAGACAGCGGCGTGTACGTGTGCTCTGTGGTGTCTTCTCAGGACCTGACAGGGAACAGCGAGGACTACACAGAGCTCATAGTGCTGG AGAGAAAGTCAAATACCACTGATCTCCTGCCTGAGATTGACTTACTGGTTATGGAAG ACTGGTTGTTGgtggtactggtagtgtttggcttcctgctgctgttgctcctcaTAGCGATCTGCTGGTGCCAGTGCTGCCCCCACACCTGCTGCTGCTACATCCGCTGCCCCTGCTGCCCAGAGAAATGCTGCTGCCCTCGGGCAC TGTACGAAGCAGGCAAGGCGGTGAAGTCAGGCATCCCCAGCAACTACGCCCCCACGCTCTACGCTCCCAGCATGTACGCCCAGCCACCCTACGGAGGGGGCATGCAACAGCCCGGCATACCCATGCTGCCCTTACCCCAGGGAATGGGCGGCCCCCCACTACACCCCAACGGCTACGGACGGGACTACGACGGAGCCAGCTCGG TTGGACATGGCTCCCAGGTGCCTTTGCTACATGACCAGGACAGTGGCGCAGGAGACCAAA CTCGGAGTGGCTACCGTATCCAGGTGGACCCAGATGGGAATGCAACGCGGGCCATCTACTACATGGAGAGACAGCTAGCCAACCTGGACCCCACCCGGCCTGGTGACGCCGCTGGGAATTACAACCGCT tggatGGGGGGATGAGCGAGGTGAGCTCCTTACACGATGACCCACGGGGCCGTGGCGGTGGACGCTCCCAGGCCCCGCCCCTCGCCACCGTGTACGACCAGGACGAGGCCATGAGCACCATCAGCAGCGTGTCCACGCATGGCCAGCGGGGGCGTGACGACTACCCGCGGCGAGGAGGTGGGCCCTCCCCCCACATGGGGGCCCAGGGGCGTGCACGCTCCATGGACAACCTTGATGACATCGCCCGCCGAGACCGCTACCCCAGAGACCCCCGGGATCCCCGCGACGACTACCCTCCCCACCGCCGCGACGGAGGAGGAGCCAGAGAAAGGAGAGG CTCGGATGATGACTTTAGCAGCCGCGGTGGCTACGACCGCGGCCGTGACTTTGACGACCGCAGACGGCGCGAGCCCTCCCCTGACGACCGTCGCCGCGGAGGCAGCCCGGTCAGTGGTCTCCAGGGGAGACGCAGCCGTAGCCGTGACGACCTGATGGACATCGAACGTGATCGGGAGCGCGGTGGCGGCCGTGGTGGTGGGCGGGACGCCTACGATGATAGCTTTCTGCGGGAAGCCATGGAGAAGAAGCGTCTAGGCGAGCAGCAGAGGGCGAGGAGCCGCGAGCGCCTGGACAGCGACAGCGAACGCTCAGACCGAGGCAGGGCCCCCCGCGGACCCCCTCCACTTCCCATGTCCCCGCCTTCCAACTACCCCGACCGTCGCTACGACGACAACTACCCAGCCCCTCACCCGCCTCCCTACATTAGCGATGACGAGAGCTTGACGTCCTCCAAGAAGAGCAACCTACGCAAG AATGGAGCCGTGAGTCGGGAGAGCCTGGTGGTGTGA
- the LOC115105067 gene encoding myelin-associated glycoprotein-like isoform X2: MWCLEMLLPLLLIIKDVSGQWNVWIPRDISAMTNSCVVIPCTFMYPSGIRLHYGIHGIWYFGQPYPQLFPPVVFKTRTEIVHESYQGRTKLIGDLHQRNCTLLISNIGTEHSGRYYFRADLGGANIYTYPDFSELKVLDQPNIDIPEEIVADENLELTCYAPDNCPENSPEIQWMYTDYLPEPEYTSDYVAESNTAVLSSTLTFTPRPMHNGQLLGCRVSYPNTTLVYERLISLDVKYAPRSVWVNVSAEVMEGSSVTLHCEVDSNPPPRISWLFGDQELLWDTASNASFSLEDLTPSQEGIYTCVGDNGYGVMNTSMYLAVLYPPSEPVVNGSLTILEGSSISLQCSTQGNPTPTLTWLKDGELVGSITAAEVSVLELLKLNPQGDGQYRCLAENEHGRASSSLNITVEYAPVLLDESKCTVVREGVQCVCMATGNPEPIIEFYLPDKNITVNDTDGRYNYYTHTDGHTSTGMIKLREKGERLGNGAVNVHCSISNMYGSESFHLELQQEKKYMMAVIVGTIGGVAVIAFIIAAVRYVGHNNKKENGNPGQDLVSKLENPALYYSTVKKDKQCLRKKVGEDGDYQSVGSMADLERQELNYAALEFLGALQGWGGLREGG, encoded by the exons ATGTGGTGTTTGGAGATGCTTCTGCCGCTGTTGCTAATCATCAAAG aTGTCAGTGGCCAGTGGAACGTATGGATACCCAGGGACATCTCGGCCATGACCAACTCCTGCGTGGTCATCCCCTGCACATTCATGTACCCGTCCGGTATCCGTCTGCACTACGGCATCCACGGAATCTGGTACTTTGGCCAGCCCTACCCCCAGCTCTTCCCACCTGTGGTGTTCAAGACGCGCACAGAAATCGTACATGAAAGTTACCAAGGGCGTACCAAGCTCATCGGAGACCTGCACCAGAGGAACTGCACTCTGCTCATCAGTAATATTGGTACAGAGCACTCAGGGAGGTACTACTTCCGTGCCGACCTGGGCGGTGCCAACATCTACACCTACCCAGACTTCTCTGAGCTCAAGGTGCTGG ACCAGCCGAACATTGACATCCCTGAGGAGATAGTCGCAGACGAGAATCTGGAGTTGACCTGCTATGCTCCAGACAACTGTCCAGAGAATAGCCCAGAGATCCAATGGATGTACACAGACTACCTGCCTGAACCTGAGTATACCTCAGACTACGTGGCAGAGAGCAACACAGCCGTGCTGTCCAGCACGCTCACCTTCACCCCCAGGCCCATGCACAACGGTCAGCTGCTGGGCTGCAGGGTCTCCTACCCCAACACCACCCTGGTCTACGAGAGACTCATCTCTCTGGACGTCAAGT ATGCCCCTCGCTCGGTGTGGGTGAACGTGTCCGCGGAGGTGATGGAGGGCAGCTCGGTAACGCTGCACTGCGAGGTGGACAGTAACCCTCCTCCCAGGATCTCCTGGCTATTTGGGGACCAGGAGCTGCTGTGGGACACAGCCTCCAATGCCTCGTTCTCCCTGGaggacttaaccccctctcaggAGGGTATCTACACCTGTGTGGGGGATAACGGCTACGGCGTCATGAACACGTCCATGTATCTGGCCGTCTTGT ACCCTCCCAGTGAGCCAGTGGTAAATGGCTCCCTGACCATTTTGGAAGGTTCCTCCATCTCCCTGCAATGTAGCACACAAGGCAATCCCACACCCACCCTCACCTGGCTGAAGGACGGGGAGCTGGTGGGCAGCATCACGGCCGCGGAGGTGTCTGTGCTGGAGCTTCTGAAGCTCAACCCTCAGGGAGACGGACAGTACCGCTGCCTGGCAGAGAACGAACACGGACGAGCCAGCAGCTCCCTCAACATCACTGTGGAAT ACGCCCCAGTCCTTCTGGACGAGTCCAAGTGCACAGTGGTGAGGGAGGGAGTCCAGTGTGTTTGCATGGCTACGGGTAATCCTGAGCCCATCATCGAGTTCTACCTCCCCGACAAGAACATCACCGTCAACGACACGGACGGCCGCTACAACTACTACACGCACACGGACGGCCACACGTCCACGGGCATGATCAAACTACGGGAGAAGGGCGAGCGCCTGGGCAACGGTGCTGTCAATGTGCACTGCAGCATTAGCAACATGTACGGGTCGGAGAGCTTTCATCTGGAGCTACAGCAGGAGA AGAAGTACATGATGGCAGTGATCGTTGGCACCATCGGTGGAGTGGCTGTCATCGCCTTCATCATCGCAGCAGTGAGATATGTGGGCCATAACAACAAGAA AGAGAATGGCAACCCTGGGCAGGACCTGGTCTCTAAACTGGAGAACCCAGCATTGTACTACAGCACAGTCAAGAAGGACAAACAATGTTTGAGGAAGAAAGTG GGAGAAGACGGGGATTATCAATCTGTGGGCTCTATGGCAGACCTGGAGAGGCAAGAGCTGAACTATGCCGCCCTGGAGTTTCTGGGGGCGCTCCAGGGATGGGGGGGCCTCAGGGAGGGGGGATGA
- the LOC115105067 gene encoding myelin-associated glycoprotein-like isoform X1 has product MWCLEMLLPLLLIIKDVSGQWNVWIPRDISAMTNSCVVIPCTFMYPSGIRLHYGIHGIWYFGQPYPQLFPPVVFKTRTEIVHESYQGRTKLIGDLHQRNCTLLISNIGTEHSGRYYFRADLGGANIYTYPDFSELKVLDQPNIDIPEEIVADENLELTCYAPDNCPENSPEIQWMYTDYLPEPEYTSDYVAESNTAVLSSTLTFTPRPMHNGQLLGCRVSYPNTTLVYERLISLDVKYAPRSVWVNVSAEVMEGSSVTLHCEVDSNPPPRISWLFGDQELLWDTASNASFSLEDLTPSQEGIYTCVGDNGYGVMNTSMYLAVLYPPSEPVVNGSLTILEGSSISLQCSTQGNPTPTLTWLKDGELVGSITAAEVSVLELLKLNPQGDGQYRCLAENEHGRASSSLNITVEYAPVLLDESKCTVVREGVQCVCMATGNPEPIIEFYLPDKNITVNDTDGRYNYYTHTDGHTSTGMIKLREKGERLGNGAVNVHCSISNMYGSESFHLELQQEKKYMMAVIVGTIGGVAVIAFIIAAVRYVGHNNKKENGNPGQDLVSKLENPALYYSTVKKDKQCLRKKVLKTELLGSKFNSILEESTGEDGDYQSVGSMADLERQELNYAALEFLGALQGWGGLREGG; this is encoded by the exons ATGTGGTGTTTGGAGATGCTTCTGCCGCTGTTGCTAATCATCAAAG aTGTCAGTGGCCAGTGGAACGTATGGATACCCAGGGACATCTCGGCCATGACCAACTCCTGCGTGGTCATCCCCTGCACATTCATGTACCCGTCCGGTATCCGTCTGCACTACGGCATCCACGGAATCTGGTACTTTGGCCAGCCCTACCCCCAGCTCTTCCCACCTGTGGTGTTCAAGACGCGCACAGAAATCGTACATGAAAGTTACCAAGGGCGTACCAAGCTCATCGGAGACCTGCACCAGAGGAACTGCACTCTGCTCATCAGTAATATTGGTACAGAGCACTCAGGGAGGTACTACTTCCGTGCCGACCTGGGCGGTGCCAACATCTACACCTACCCAGACTTCTCTGAGCTCAAGGTGCTGG ACCAGCCGAACATTGACATCCCTGAGGAGATAGTCGCAGACGAGAATCTGGAGTTGACCTGCTATGCTCCAGACAACTGTCCAGAGAATAGCCCAGAGATCCAATGGATGTACACAGACTACCTGCCTGAACCTGAGTATACCTCAGACTACGTGGCAGAGAGCAACACAGCCGTGCTGTCCAGCACGCTCACCTTCACCCCCAGGCCCATGCACAACGGTCAGCTGCTGGGCTGCAGGGTCTCCTACCCCAACACCACCCTGGTCTACGAGAGACTCATCTCTCTGGACGTCAAGT ATGCCCCTCGCTCGGTGTGGGTGAACGTGTCCGCGGAGGTGATGGAGGGCAGCTCGGTAACGCTGCACTGCGAGGTGGACAGTAACCCTCCTCCCAGGATCTCCTGGCTATTTGGGGACCAGGAGCTGCTGTGGGACACAGCCTCCAATGCCTCGTTCTCCCTGGaggacttaaccccctctcaggAGGGTATCTACACCTGTGTGGGGGATAACGGCTACGGCGTCATGAACACGTCCATGTATCTGGCCGTCTTGT ACCCTCCCAGTGAGCCAGTGGTAAATGGCTCCCTGACCATTTTGGAAGGTTCCTCCATCTCCCTGCAATGTAGCACACAAGGCAATCCCACACCCACCCTCACCTGGCTGAAGGACGGGGAGCTGGTGGGCAGCATCACGGCCGCGGAGGTGTCTGTGCTGGAGCTTCTGAAGCTCAACCCTCAGGGAGACGGACAGTACCGCTGCCTGGCAGAGAACGAACACGGACGAGCCAGCAGCTCCCTCAACATCACTGTGGAAT ACGCCCCAGTCCTTCTGGACGAGTCCAAGTGCACAGTGGTGAGGGAGGGAGTCCAGTGTGTTTGCATGGCTACGGGTAATCCTGAGCCCATCATCGAGTTCTACCTCCCCGACAAGAACATCACCGTCAACGACACGGACGGCCGCTACAACTACTACACGCACACGGACGGCCACACGTCCACGGGCATGATCAAACTACGGGAGAAGGGCGAGCGCCTGGGCAACGGTGCTGTCAATGTGCACTGCAGCATTAGCAACATGTACGGGTCGGAGAGCTTTCATCTGGAGCTACAGCAGGAGA AGAAGTACATGATGGCAGTGATCGTTGGCACCATCGGTGGAGTGGCTGTCATCGCCTTCATCATCGCAGCAGTGAGATATGTGGGCCATAACAACAAGAA AGAGAATGGCAACCCTGGGCAGGACCTGGTCTCTAAACTGGAGAACCCAGCATTGTACTACAGCACAGTCAAGAAGGACAAACAATGTTTGAGGAAGAAAGTG CTTAAGACAGAGCTTCTGGGCTCAAAGTTTAACTCCATTCTAGAGGAGAGCACG GGAGAAGACGGGGATTATCAATCTGTGGGCTCTATGGCAGACCTGGAGAGGCAAGAGCTGAACTATGCCGCCCTGGAGTTTCTGGGGGCGCTCCAGGGATGGGGGGGCCTCAGGGAGGGGGGATGA